A genomic segment from Dendropsophus ebraccatus isolate aDenEbr1 chromosome 7, aDenEbr1.pat, whole genome shotgun sequence encodes:
- the LOC138796929 gene encoding C-X-C motif chemokine 13-like isoform X1: MRGQFLAVIFLVALQFWIQDVAGAIEKPPPVRKCLCYRTRLEPIPKSAITKIVLMPPGDKCPKLEAIITTKKKHMICVDPEAKWFKNLLPNIKLLPKQK; the protein is encoded by the exons ATGAGAGGGCAGTTTTTGGCTGTGATTTTCCTGGTGGCCCTGCAGTTCTGGATTCAAGATGTAGCCG GTGCAATCGAAAAGCCTCCGCCAGTTAGGAAATGTCTTTGCTATAGAACAAGACTGGAACCTATTCCAAAATCTGCCATTACGAAGATTGTACTAATGCCTCCAGGAGATAAATGTCCAAAGTTGGAGGCTAT CATAACTACAAAGAAAAAACATATGATATGTGTGGATCCAGAAGCAAAGTGGTTTAAAAACCTGTTACCTAATATAAAACT ACTACCGAAACAAAAGTAG